In one window of Episyrphus balteatus chromosome 3, idEpiBalt1.1, whole genome shotgun sequence DNA:
- the LOC129914648 gene encoding facilitated trehalose transporter Tret1-like gives MENQSQRPSKLRLFLVVIFGNLSSFTLGTCIAWPSPMMPKLRNQSDDSPVSIAIDKNQEGWIFSLISIGAGCSALIAGPLADRIGRKPTMMLGSIMFILAYITMILANRIEVIYLGRILEGMGAGCTMTVVPMYVGEIATKESRGSALSLMMLFMTLGMLYVYCIGPYTRYLVMQVCCLAIPSMSFWGYFLIPESPYYLVKKDRIDSALRSLQTIRGQPLDIVKNELPAIQESIEQSRTMTTGRCADITKNPANRRALIIVLGLMMFQQFSGAVIIIINSQSIFMQANASLGSAVSSIIVGIVQVCSSVTLQIIVDLWKRRTLLRLSAIGMGIAQFTLGTFFFIDTRGGASHIRWLPMLAFILFQLSYRIGFGPLPFTVLGELFPPNIKSVAATSVTITCWGLGFLIARFYPLYNALGSYYVFWTFSIFCVLAFLFAQFIVMETHGLSLNEIQDRLQKLTQ, from the exons atggaaaatcaaTCGCAACGACCTTCCAAATTACGTCTTTTCTTGGTTGTTATAtttg GAAATTTATCAAGTTTTACACTTGGAACTTGCATAGCATGGCCTTCACCAATGATGCCTAAACTCAGAAACCAATCCGATGATAGTCCAGTAAGTATTGCCATAGACAAAAACCAGGAAGGATGGATATTTTCGCTAATTTCAATTGGGGCTGGCTGTT CTGCACTCATCGCTGGACCTCTTGCTGATCGAATTGGGCGTAAGCCGACCATGATGCTCGGTTCAATTATGTTCATCCTGGCTTACATAACAATGATACTGGCAAACAGAATTGAGGTCATCTATTTAGGACGAATTCTTGAG GGTATGGGAGCTGGCTGCACAATGACAGTTGTTCCTATGTATGTTGGTGAAATAGCGACAAAAGAAAGTCGTGGCTCGGCTTTGAGTCTAATGATGCTGTTTATGACTC TTGGAATGCTGTACGTATATTGCATTGGTCCATATACAAGGTATCTAGTTATGCAAGTGTGCTGTCTCGCCATTCCATCAATGTCATTTTGGGGATATTTCCTCATACCAGAAAGTCCatattatttggtcaaaaaagATCGCATTGATTCAGCTTTGAGGTCCTTGCAAACAATTCGTGGTCAACCTCTTGACATCGTTAAGAATGAACTTCCAGCTATTCAAGAATCGATAGAACAGTCTAGGACAATGACAACGGGTCGATGCGCGGACATAACAAAAAACCCTGCCAACCGAAGAGCCCTGATCATTGTTCTAGGCTTGATGATGTTTCAACAATTTTCTGGAGCAgtcataattattattaattcacAATCAATATTCATGCAAGCCAATGCCAGTCTAGGATCAGCTGTTTCTTCAATTATTGTTGGTATTGTTCAAGTTTGTTCGAGTGTCACTCTTCAAATAATTGTCGATTTATGGAAACGCCGCACATTATTGAGATTATCAGCCATTGGAATGGGAATAGCCCAATTTACACTGGGAACATTCTTCTTTATCGATACACGGGGTGGTGCATCGCACATACGATGGTTACCAATGTtggcatttattttatttcaactttcATATCGCATCGGATTTGGTCCATTACCATTTACAGTATTGGGAGAATTATTTCCACCGAATATTAAATCAGTAGCAGCCACTTCAGTGACAATAACTTGTTGGGGTTTGGGGTTTTTGATAGCTCGtttttatccattgtataatGCACTCGGATCGTATTATGTGTTTTGgacattttcaatattttgtgtGTTGGCATTTCTATTTGCACAATTTATTGTGATGGAAACTCATGGTTTAAGTTTGAATGAAATTCAAGACCGTTTACAAAAACTTACTCAGtag